GATGGCCGGATAATCCGGTGGACGGACTGGACAGGTATCAAGGCATCCGTCAGCAAGCTGTTCCGTTCACCGCGCCCCCTGTCCGTTTACGCCGTTAAAGTAAGCGGGGACGATATTCTGGTCAATCTCTAATGGTTAGTCAATCTTTACAGTCCAAAAACCAGGCGGGAGGCAGAAGATGAGTATTCAGCCACTCCAGTCATCAATAGTAGCCTATTTTTCCATGGAGATTGGACTTACCGCGTCCATGCCCACCTATAGCGGTGGCCTGGGGATCCTTGCCGGGGATTCCCTGCGGGCTGCTGCCGATATCGGCATACCGCTGGTCGCGGTGACACTTTTGCACCGTAAGGGGTACTTTCGTCAGCACCTGGATGCTGACGGGAACCAGCGGGAAAGCCCGGCGGAATGGAACCCCGAAGACCACCTTGAACCGCTGTCGGTTCGTGTCACGGTGACCATTGAAGGGCGGAAGGTCTGGATACGGCCCTGGCGCTACGTGCTGCCGAGTCCTATAGCTGATGATATACCTGTATTATTCCTGGATACGGCACTGCCGGAGAACAATGAATTCGACCGTACTCTGACCGACCAGCTCTATGGCGGTGATGAGCACTACCGGCTGTGTCAGGAGGTGGTGCTGGGAATGGGAGGACTGGCCATACTGCGCGCCCTGGGATATACGGACGTGACGGTCTACCACATGAACGAGGGACACTCGGCGCTGCTGACCATGGCTTTACTTTCAAAGGAGGCGGAGCAATCGGCCCTGCCGGTGAATGCCCTGGAGAACATCGAGCGGGTACGAGACCAGTGTGTCTTCACCACACATACCCCTGTGCCGGCCGGGTTTGATAAATTCCCCTTTGACCTCGTCAAAGAGGTGCTGGGTGATGAGATGACTCACAAGTTAATGTCTATTGAATGTCTTCAGGATGACGTGCTCAATATGACTTACCTGGCCTTGTTCTTCTCCCGCTATATTAACGGGGTCTCCATGCGCCACGAGGAGATTTCAAGCACGATGTTCCCCGGCTATCCGATAAACTCAATAACTAACGGCGTCCATGCCCTCACCTGGACTTCTGAACCCTTCCAGCGGCTATACGACCGCCACGTTCCACAGTGGCGGCAGGATAACCTTTACCTGCGCTACGTAGTGAGTCTGCCCATTCAGGAAGTCCACCAGGCACATCTTGAAGCCAAACAAGACCTGATTTCAGAGGTAAAGCGGCGTACCGGCGTCAGCCTGAGCCCTTCCGTTATGACCCTCGGTTTTGCTCGCCGTATGACCGCCTATAAACGGGCTGACCTCTTGCTCAGCAATCTGGAGCGCCTGAAAAGAATCGCGCGTGAAGCCGGTCCGCTCCAGATAGTCTATGCGGGTAAGGCGCACCCGCGGGATGAAGGGGGCAAAGCCCTTATCCGAAGAGTTTTTCAGGTAGCCAAACAGTTAAGCGGGACGGTACCTCTGGTCTTCCTGGAAGAATACGATTTGTCACTGGCCAAGTATATCTGCGCCGGGGTTGACCTCTGGTTGAACACTCCTCTAAAACCCGATGAAGCGTCAGGGACGAGCGGCATGAAAGCCGCCTTTAACGGCGTCCCCAGCTTGAGCGTCCTTGACGGCTGGTGGGTGGAGGGGCACTTTGAGGGCGTCACCGGCTGGTCAATAGGCCAGCCCTCACCGGAGGTCAGCACGATAAAGGAAGCCGACTCTCTTTACGACAAACTGGAGAACGTGATAGTACCCATGTTTTACCGTCAACCGAACGCATTCGACGAAGTCCGAAGGTCGGCGATTGCCATTAACGCGTCATACTATAACAGCAAACGGATGATGCTCCAGTACCTGGAGCATGCCTACATGCCCTCGTATTGACCGTTGGGCGCGGTCAGCCGGATAACAACCCCGTAATCGATAGGCAATACCAGGCTCATCGCCTGTCAAAGTCCGGCCATCTCCTGACCCTGCCGAAGCAGGCGCTGCACTGTTTCAGGACTATCACTCTCCGCATAGATGCGGAGGAGCGGTTCGGTGCCGGAGAACCTGACCAGAAGCCATGAGCCGTCTTCGAGCACATAACGGAAACCATCGAGGCTGTCCGTTCTCACCACCCGCCGTTCTATTAGCTGCTGCGGCTGGTGTTCTGCTACCCTTTCCGTGATTTCAGTCCGCTGCTTTTCGGGAAACTCCAGGTCACGCCGCTCGAAATGATGAGGGCCTACCTTCCCGTATAGATGGTCGATTAGCTCTGAGGGTGTTTTACCGGTCCGGGCCATCAGGTCCAGAAAGTAAAGGCTGGTCAGAATGCCATCACGCTCTGGGATATGCCCCCGGAATCCATAGCCGCCGCTTTCCTCCCCACCGAGTATGGCGTCTTCGGCCATCATGACGGGCGCCAGGTACTTGAAGCCTATCCTGGTCTCTCTGACCGGACATTTGTAAATCTCGCCGAGACGGTCAACCATGCGTGTCTGGGTTAGCGTTCTGACAATGGTGCCTCTCTCGCCGCGAACTTCCAGAAAGTAGAGGCAGAGCAGGGCAAATACCTGTAGAGTGGTGAGCACCGTGCCGTGCTCATCTACGGCGCCAAAGCGGTCGGCATCGCCGTCAGTGGCCAGCCCCACTCTCCAACCGCCCTGCTTGACAGCCTCAGAGAGAGCGGTGAGATTGGCGGGAACAGGCTCAGGTTGTTTCATGCCGGGGAAAATGGGGTTACGTTCGCCGTGGATTTCCGTAATGTCAAGATTACCGCCCTGGAGAAGGGTCCTGAGGTAGCCGCTAGCGGCACCGTACATGGGGTCAATGCCTATTTTGAGCATGGTCTGCCTCAGCATCGGGACGTCGACAATGTTCTGGAGGCGGGTAAGGTACAGGGGGGTAATGTCATATTCTTCCAGCCACCCTTCCCTGGTCGCTTCCTGAAGAGGTATTCGGTTGATACCGCTGACCCGGGCTACGGCTTGTTCAATACCGGAAGCGACTTCAGAGGGGGCACTGGCGCCGTCACCGGTCTTGTACTTGAAGCCGTTCCAGATAGGCTGGTTATGACTCGCCGTAATTACGATGGCGCCGCCCGCTTTTCTGGCGACAACGCCATAGCTGACCACAGGTGTGGGTGTTGACCTGGGACAGAGAAAAACGCGGATACCATTGGCGCAGAGCACCTCGGCGGCCGCGGCCGCAAAGCCCTCGGAGGCAAAACGGTTATCATAGCCGATAACTATCCCGCGGCTGGCGGCTGCGCTCCCCCGTAGATAGTCGGCCAGTCCCTGGGCGCAGAGCCGGACGTTGTCATAGGTGAAGTCCTCGGCGATAATGCCACGCCATCCATCGGTACCGAATTTGATGGACCTGCCGGTTACCAGGCTGTCGCTTGTGTTTAAGTTGAATTGGGTCATGGCTCACCTTCCTGGCTGCAATTTGTCCTCGCGTATGCACGGGGATACCAGCCCTGGTTATACATTCCAAGTATAAACAGCCGGTACTGTAAATAACATCCGTAGTCATACTTAAAATATGTGAGATGGCAGAGACTGTCCGGAAAGATTCGTTTGTCATTGTTATGATAGTAAACATCCCTATTGTTATTCTGAGCACATTCGCTTCGC
Above is a genomic segment from Dehalococcoidales bacterium containing:
- the glgP gene encoding alpha-glucan family phosphorylase, whose product is MSIQPLQSSIVAYFSMEIGLTASMPTYSGGLGILAGDSLRAAADIGIPLVAVTLLHRKGYFRQHLDADGNQRESPAEWNPEDHLEPLSVRVTVTIEGRKVWIRPWRYVLPSPIADDIPVLFLDTALPENNEFDRTLTDQLYGGDEHYRLCQEVVLGMGGLAILRALGYTDVTVYHMNEGHSALLTMALLSKEAEQSALPVNALENIERVRDQCVFTTHTPVPAGFDKFPFDLVKEVLGDEMTHKLMSIECLQDDVLNMTYLALFFSRYINGVSMRHEEISSTMFPGYPINSITNGVHALTWTSEPFQRLYDRHVPQWRQDNLYLRYVVSLPIQEVHQAHLEAKQDLISEVKRRTGVSLSPSVMTLGFARRMTAYKRADLLLSNLERLKRIAREAGPLQIVYAGKAHPRDEGGKALIRRVFQVAKQLSGTVPLVFLEEYDLSLAKYICAGVDLWLNTPLKPDEASGTSGMKAAFNGVPSLSVLDGWWVEGHFEGVTGWSIGQPSPEVSTIKEADSLYDKLENVIVPMFYRQPNAFDEVRRSAIAINASYYNSKRMMLQYLEHAYMPSY
- a CDS encoding phosphoglucomutase/phosphomannomutase family protein; translation: MTQFNLNTSDSLVTGRSIKFGTDGWRGIIAEDFTYDNVRLCAQGLADYLRGSAAASRGIVIGYDNRFASEGFAAAAAEVLCANGIRVFLCPRSTPTPVVSYGVVARKAGGAIVITASHNQPIWNGFKYKTGDGASAPSEVASGIEQAVARVSGINRIPLQEATREGWLEEYDITPLYLTRLQNIVDVPMLRQTMLKIGIDPMYGAASGYLRTLLQGGNLDITEIHGERNPIFPGMKQPEPVPANLTALSEAVKQGGWRVGLATDGDADRFGAVDEHGTVLTTLQVFALLCLYFLEVRGERGTIVRTLTQTRMVDRLGEIYKCPVRETRIGFKYLAPVMMAEDAILGGEESGGYGFRGHIPERDGILTSLYFLDLMARTGKTPSELIDHLYGKVGPHHFERRDLEFPEKQRTEITERVAEHQPQQLIERRVVRTDSLDGFRYVLEDGSWLLVRFSGTEPLLRIYAESDSPETVQRLLRQGQEMAGL